A stretch of Rhododendron vialii isolate Sample 1 chromosome 4a, ASM3025357v1 DNA encodes these proteins:
- the LOC131324234 gene encoding stem-specific protein TSJT1-like, with amino-acid sequence MLAVLDKSVAKCPEALQSPHSDSVSALRDGFLTQHFSSVHSGSVTVDLGSSGLIAYSMDKQSPLLPRLFAVVDDIFCLFQGHIENVAHLKQQYGLNKTANEVIIVIEAYRTLRDRGPYPADQVLRDFHGKFAFILYDSSSKTTFVAADADGSVPFFWGTDSEEHLVFSDDVDIVKKGCGKSFAPFPKGCFFTTSGGLRSFEHPLNELKPVPRVDSSGQVCGATFKVDAESRKETGMPRVGSAANWSQNY; translated from the exons ATGCTGGCAGTGTTGGACAAATCGGTGGCCAAGTGCCCAGAGGCTCTACAGAGTCCGCACTCGGACTCAGTCTCTGCGCTGAGAGATGGGTTTCTGACCCAACACTTCTCGTCCGTACACTCTGGTTCGGTCACTGTCGATTTGGGTTCATCGGGCCTCATAGCCTACTCCATGGACAAACAGAGCCCTCTCCTCCCAAG GTTGTTTGCTGTCGTCGATGACATATTCTGCTTATTCCAAGGCCACATTGAGAATGTCGCACATCTTAAGCAGCAATATGGCTTAAACAAGACAGCTAATGAAGTGATCATAGTCATAGAAGCTTATAGAACTCTAAGAGATAGAGGTCCATATCCTGCGGATCAGGTCCTGAGAGATTTTCATGGGAAGTTTGCATTTATTCTGTATGACAGCTCTTCAAAAACTACTTTTGTAGCTGCA GATGCTGATGGGAGTGTTCCCTTCTTCTGGGGAACCGATTCTGAAGAGCATCTTGTGTTTTCAGATGATGTAGATATTGTGAAGAAGGGCTGTGGCAAATCCTTTGCACCATTCCCGAAAG GCTGTTTCTTTACAACCTCTGGTGGCTTGAGGAGTTTCGAGCACCCCCTTAATGAGTTGAAGCCAGTGCCGAGGGTTGACAGTTCAGGCCAGGTGTGCGGTGCAACTTTTAAGGTGGACGCAGAGTCTCGCAAGGAAACTGGAATGCCTAGAGTTGGGAGTGCTGCAAACTGGTCCCAAAACTACTAA